The Spirosoma oryzicola genome contains the following window.
CAATGGATCAGTAGAGTGGGGGATCGGAAAGTAAGTAGCTCGGAATTGACCGTAATAGTACGGGCCAGCTCCAGGTAAGAAGCCTCGTTGCAGTAGCTTGAAAACAAGGATAATAATATGCACGCTAATGGCTGATGGGGTAAGCGTAATCGTGACTATCTAGCTCGTTTCGAACGAGTTAGTGTAAAAGCGGAATGAGCAGATCGTATTCAAACGATTACCAGATTAGCCGAGCCGATCAAATCTGCCAGACTGAACACAGTAAATGCCATCGTCGTCGCGTGAGTAGAGGAGAAACGGGAAGGATAGGTTTCTGAATCCAGACGTAAACAGTATTGGAGGAAATAGGGGTAAAAGAGCTGGTTTCGACTAATGCATCATTATTTGCTATCCGGATATGATCCGATGGTTTAGCCGATTGACTATGCAGGTAGGTATCGAATACGTCACCAAAGCTATCGCCAACGTCGCCCGGATCAACTTCCAGAGCGGCCATGCAGTAAAATAGTCCAACCAGTAGCAGCAGGATAAACCGGGTGTAAGACACTGATACGTTACCCAAAGCGGACTGATTCGCCGTGTGTCGGGGAACGGGAGTTGTCGCTAACGAACTCAGACAGGAAGGAGAGGCAGGCAAGTGAGAAGAATTGGAAAAGTCAGATACGTTGGGTTCCAGCTAATGCACACCTTGTACACTCAACTGAGTTCGTATTCCATCGATCCGTCGTCTTGATACAGGCACAAATACTTCGTTGCTGAGTGTTAGCTGATTGGAGCGGCCCTTCAGACTATCCAACGAAATAATATGTTGTGGATTTACTAGGTGCGATTTACTGACTCGCAGGAAGTTAGGAAGCTGCAACTCAAATAATTTGAGCGTCTGGCTTACGACAACGGGTGCAGATTTCCCTAAAAAAAATAGGCGTGAATAATTTCCGAAGCCTTCGAAATGGGAGATTGTCTCGCTTTGAACGGGGGAAGCTATTCCCGGAATCTTAATAAGTTTTGACAATGGAGGGAGAGGTGCATTCATAGAGACTCTGGTCAATAAAGTGGGTAATAAAAACAGTGGGGTGATCTTTTGACGATTATTTTTCAGCAGAGTAACAAGTCACTTACGCCGTTCTATACTTTTTGTCGCTGTTTTCTCCAATTGGTGAAGCCGTTATTGGGGATCGTCAAGCCCAAAAACGTATATGCTTCCACGTCGGCGCAATTCCGCTACCAAACCATTACTAAAATCATTCTAAATTAGAGCAAAGCCTTTCAATGCTTAAACTCAAGGACGTTGTCTGCAAACCATAGTCGGATTGTGTGTATTTCAACACCAAGTAGTGTAAGTTTATTCTCTGTAAGTGTAGAGAATATTCTACAATTATGGGTATATATATGTACATGTATTCCTCTTACTAAGCTATTTATTTTACTCGCCTATTTTTTATTATATGGTAGTCCAATCCAATAGAAATAGGTTGATCTGCCCTCGACTAGCCTGTAAATTTTACTAAAGTTGTTCTGCTTTTTACCAGGTGCGACTTGCTGATTTGTCTCGGATAGTTTAGGTGCAAGAGTTAATAAAATTTATAATAAAGCAGTTGTGCTTTTTCAGTATGTAACGTATTTAGTTTCTTACCCTTATTTAACAACATGATTGGAAAGAACGATTGGTCGCCACCGTGCAGTTTATCATCGGGACATTGGCATGCACAGCCTAGATTTCTGATCAGGCTACGATTAACGAAAGAATACGCTAATAAAAACGCCCGAATCAGTGACGATCCGGGCGCTGTTGGTTGAGGGTGTGTTTAGAAAAATTAGGGTCGTAAAAGTTTGATTTGTTGGCGGTGGGTAGCCGTACTTACTTCCAGTAGCAGCATCCCTTGCACGTTGCTCAACGGTAGGCTCACCCGTTCTACTAAACCAGCTTCCTTAATGGAATGACCGTTTATCAATTTCCCCTGTAAGTCAACCAGCTTCAGTTGCACCGTCTGACCACTAGCTCCGCTGATCTCTACCTCGGCCGACGAACCCACCACGGGGTTGCCCAGCACCTTCACCACTAGCAACGAGCCTGCTTCCGGCACTGCTTCACGGGCATTACCGCTACCCGTGGGTTCGGTGCCGTAGAAGATCACCCCGTTCTGATACGCCGTGATGCGGGCGTTGAGCGTGAAGCTGCTGTTGTTGATGTACGAATAATCGTCGCTCTGCACGAAACGGCTGTAGTCCTGCTTGGTAGCCTGCACCTCCAGCGGGCCTGAGTCACTGTTGGGAGCCAGACTGCCCGTTCCTCCGCTAAAGCTGTACTCGATGTAGCCCGTGGCCCCCTGACGAGGAGTTGCCAGCGCTACATACCGTAGGCTGAGATTACCCTGCCCGATAGCTACGTAGTTTTTCTGGAAGATCAGGGGAATGTTATTTTCGGTAGTCAGCCAGTAGCGCAACGTGATTGTGCTGTACGGGATCGGCGTGGTACCCGCGTTTTGCAGCAACAGGTAAGGCTTGATGGTGTTGTTACCTAGCTGTCCGTTGTCGGGATCACGTGAGAGTACTTTGAGCGTGGGGGCCACCACCGTTACTGTGGCTGTAGCGGTGGGGCTGGTGCAGCCGTTTTGGGTGCAGCTAGCGGTGAAACTCTGGCTACCGGTGTTGGCTGTCGAGACGGCCAGGGTGGTGCTGTTGCCCCCCTGCCAGCTGATGCTGCCCCCTTGACAACCCGAAACGGTCAGGATAACATTGCCCGTGTTCTGGGAGATGATCAGGCTACTCACCCCGGCAGGGTAGGCTCCACCTGACTGGGTCACCAGCGTGGGAGTGGTCGGCGTAGGCTTCACCGTGACGGTGAGTGCCGCCCGCTCGCTTTCGCACCCGCTGTCGCTGGTTTGGGTGACATAATAGGTGTTGCTACCAACCTGATTGGTGGCAGGCCTTGGTGCTTCGGGCAGGGGATTGCCGCTGGCATCATACCAGCGAAGTCTTGAGCCGCTGGCCGTCAAGACCGAGGCTACCGCGTTCTGACAGTAAGTGAGGTTACTGACTCCGGGGGCTGCTGGTCTGGCAATAACCGTCAGGGAGACGCTCGCTGTGGCGCTGTAACCCGCCGGTGTCGTTACCGTCAGCGTATACGACTGGGGACCTGACCCGGTGGCCGTCAGGCTCTGGCTAAAGCTGGTGCTGCTGGCGTTGCCCGTCAGTAGACTGCCTATACCATTGGTTATGGTGTAGCTGTACGGACCCGTTGTTCTGCCTACTGTAGCGGTGAAGCTAACGGGCTGGCCGCTACAAACCGGGTTTGGCTGTGCCTGTAGACCGGTGAGGCTGGGTGCCAGGTTATCAAATCGTTGAACGCGATAATTAGTAAAACCATCGGAGACGTAAAGGTTGCCAGCGAGGTTTATCCAGATATCCAGTGGTCTACTCAGCTGATTTACTCCGTTACCAACTCCATTTCCCCCCGCTACCGTAATGCCTTGCGTAGCCCCCGGTTTCCAAAGTTGGACGCGGGCATTACCCGTATCAGCGATGTACAAATACCCCGCTGCGTCTACGTAAAAACCTTCGGGATAAGTTAGCTGATCTGCCCCGTCGCCCCCTCCATTACCGCCCGCTACCGTAATGCCCTGCGTCGCGCCCGGTGCCCAGCGGGTTACACGATTGTTGCCATTCTCTAAAACAAAAAGATTACCCGTAGCATCCATGCCTACGTCTGTTGGCCCATTTAGCTGCCCAGGACCGCTGCCAGAACTACCATCGCCCGCCATCATAACGCCCTGCATAGCGCCCGGTGCCCAGCGGGTCACGCGATTGTTGTAATATTCCGCAACATAAAGATTACCCGCTTTGTCCACGTAAATACCTTGGGGGCCACTTAGCTGATTTGCCCCATTGCCACCTCCGTTACCGCCTGCTACCGTAACGCCCTGGCTAGCCCCCGGTTTCCAGCGGAGCGGCTCACGCGACTATTATTATCTTCAGACACGTAGATATTTCCATCTGTATCGACGTATACGCCTTCGGGCGCGTCTATCTGGTTTGCCCCACTGCCTTTTCCATTGCCGCCCGCTACCGTAACGCCTTGCGTGGCGCCCGGAGCCCAGCACTGGATGCGGTCGCTACTTTTATCGGCTATGTAGACATTACCCAGTGCGTCTACATAAATGCTTTGCGGGTTATCT
Protein-coding sequences here:
- a CDS encoding LytTR family DNA-binding domain-containing protein; the encoded protein is MNAPLPPLSKLIKIPGIASPVQSETISHFEGFGNYSRLFFLGKSAPVVVSQTLKLFELQLPNFLRVSKSHLVNPQHIISLDSLKGRSNQLTLSNEVFVPVSRRRIDGIRTQLSVQGVH
- a CDS encoding cellulose binding domain-containing protein is translated as MDKAGNLYVAEYYNNRVTRWAPGAMQGVMMAGDGSSGSGPGQLNGPTDVGMDATGNLFVLENGNNRVTRWAPGATQGITVAGGNGGGDGADQLTYPEGFYVDAAGYLYIADTGNARVQLWKPGATQGITVAGGNGVGNGVNQLSRPLDIWINLAGNLYVSDGFTNYRVQRFDNLAPSLTGLQAQPNPVCSGQPVSFTATVGRTTGPYSYTITNGIGSLLTGNASSTSFSQSLTATGSGPQSYTLTVTTPAGYSATASVSLTVIARPAAPGVSNLTYCQNAVASVLTASGSRLRWYDASGNPLPEAPRPATNQVGSNTYYVTQTSDSGCESERAALTVTVKPTPTTPTLVTQSGGAYPAGVSSLIISQNTGNVILTVSGCQGGSISWQGGNSTTLAVSTANTGSQSFTASCTQNGCTSPTATATVTVVAPTLKVLSRDPDNGQLGNNTIKPYLLLQNAGTTPIPYSTITLRYWLTTENNIPLIFQKNYVAIGQGNLSLRYVALATPRQGATGYIEYSFSGGTGSLAPNSDSGPLEVQATKQDYSRFVQSDDYSYINNSSFTLNARITAYQNGVIFYGTEPTGSGNAREAVPEAGSLLVVKVLGNPVVGSSAEVEISGASGQTVQLKLVDLQGKLINGHSIKEAGLVERVSLPLSNVQGMLLLEVSTATHRQQIKLLRP